Genomic window (bacterium):
GTCCACGGCGGTCACCGTACCGAAACTCTTAACGAGATCTGAGACCTGGATCATGAGGTGAGCTCCCGGTCGAGTTCTTGATCTTGGCCCGTGCCGACGGCCGCGGCCGCGGATCGCTCGGCGGGCGGGCGCGTCTTCCAGCGGCGGTGGATCCAGAAGTAGTGGTCCGGGTGCTCGCGCACCACGCCGCTCAGGACATCCGTGAAGGACTTCGTCAGTTCGAGTACCGCCTCCTGCTCGTCCCAGGCCGGGTCCATGCGGAGAGGATCGTGGAAGCGCGCCACGTGCGTGCCGTCCGCCTGACGCACCAGGAAGACGGGTATGATGGGACATCCCAGCTTGTAGGCGAAGTAGGCCAGACCGCGGGGCGTCGAGGCCGGCCGCCCGAGGAAATCCACGAAGATTCCGTCATCGCCGGCGTTGGCGTCCGGCAGGACGCCGACGAAGCCGCCCGAACGTACGTGCCGCACGAGTTGGCGAACCGAGGCGTCGGCCCGGATGACGCCCAGGCCGGCGCGGGCGCGGATCTTGTTCTGCAGCCGGTCGGCCCAGGGATTGGAC
Coding sequences:
- a CDS encoding lysophospholipid acyltransferase family protein, whose product is MPKKILWALEYALLCLVFALASILPESWLEKLGGALGRFVFRHVGARRQVVLDNLAHAFPDRDVLSLWDLAERIYANLGVNLFAFFALARLTPARIRARVRLENTGYLDGLRAAGEGALLMTGHFGHWELLGAAVSAYGYPTRYLVRTQSNPWADRLQNKIRARAGLGVIRADASVRQLVRHVRSGGFVGVLPDANAGDDGIFVDFLGRPASTPRGLAYFAYKLGCPIIPVFLVRQADGTHVARFHDPLRMDPAWDEQEAVLELTKSFTDVLSGVVREHPDHYFWIHRRWKTRPPAERSAAAAVGTGQDQELDRELTS